The following proteins come from a genomic window of Geminicoccaceae bacterium SCSIO 64248:
- a CDS encoding branched-chain amino acid ABC transporter ATP-binding protein/permease, whose translation MSLARPSALTAPAESSLWQRHGRGILLVGGLLALLLVVPIGIDSDFVFHIFITICLYGALSTAWNIVGGYAGQLSLGHAIFYGIGAYTAGLLVGYGISPWFGMILGAAIAAAVAVAIGLPCFRLRGPFFALSTVAFLEVIFMLALHFNELTGGAVGLMVPLKIGWEWMIFRDRVPSLLIAFGLLVLTLGVSAWVRHTRFGYYLIATREREPAAQAAGVDTVRVRLYAVAISAALTAMVGTFHGMYLTFIEPEAMFSLTLSIQIAMFALIGGIGTVLGPLFGTLLVVPLTELARGWLGASAIGLHGFVYGSVLVLIVLFMPDGIVGLFHRGDRRKAEAVRQSEGDAVPETVTVTAPSLGEARSLGEPILVAQGINKAFGGLRVATDIDLTLREGEVLGIIGPNGAGKTTLFNMLSGFIAPDTGSVRMRTVDGGWASPGTPDGFARIGLGRTFQIVQPFAAMTVIENIMVGAFHHHAGRAEAREKAEDVAFRLGLWSQRDTEARNLTVGGLKRLEVARVMATEPRILLLDEVMAGLNQTDVRRAIGLIEAIRDTGVSIIAIEHVMQAIMALSDRIVVINSGKVIADGTPEDVVRDPAVIEAYLGEEFVHAQA comes from the coding sequence ATGAGCCTCGCCCGTCCCTCCGCCCTGACGGCGCCCGCCGAGAGCTCGCTCTGGCAGCGCCACGGCCGCGGCATCCTGCTGGTCGGCGGCCTGCTCGCCCTGCTCCTGGTCGTGCCCATCGGGATCGATTCCGACTTCGTCTTCCACATCTTCATCACGATCTGCCTCTACGGCGCGCTGTCGACCGCGTGGAACATCGTCGGCGGCTATGCCGGGCAGCTCTCGCTCGGCCATGCGATCTTCTACGGCATCGGCGCGTACACGGCCGGCCTGCTGGTCGGCTACGGCATCTCGCCCTGGTTCGGCATGATCCTGGGCGCCGCCATCGCGGCGGCAGTCGCCGTGGCGATCGGCCTGCCCTGCTTCCGGCTGCGCGGACCGTTCTTCGCGCTGTCCACGGTGGCCTTCCTCGAGGTCATTTTCATGCTGGCGTTGCACTTCAACGAGCTGACCGGCGGCGCGGTCGGCCTGATGGTGCCTTTGAAGATCGGCTGGGAGTGGATGATCTTCCGCGACCGCGTGCCGTCCCTGCTGATCGCGTTCGGCCTGCTCGTGCTCACGCTGGGCGTCAGCGCCTGGGTTCGCCACACGCGCTTCGGCTACTACCTGATCGCGACGCGCGAACGGGAGCCGGCCGCGCAGGCCGCCGGCGTCGACACCGTCCGCGTCCGCCTCTACGCGGTGGCGATCTCGGCGGCGCTGACCGCCATGGTCGGCACGTTCCACGGCATGTACCTGACCTTCATCGAGCCGGAAGCGATGTTCTCGCTGACGCTCTCGATCCAGATCGCCATGTTCGCCCTGATCGGCGGCATCGGCACCGTCCTGGGGCCGCTATTCGGCACGCTCCTGGTCGTGCCCTTGACCGAGCTCGCGCGCGGCTGGCTGGGCGCGTCGGCGATCGGCCTGCACGGCTTCGTTTACGGCAGCGTCCTGGTCCTGATCGTCCTGTTCATGCCCGACGGCATCGTCGGTCTGTTCCATCGGGGCGACCGGCGCAAGGCGGAGGCCGTGCGCCAGTCCGAAGGCGATGCCGTGCCGGAGACGGTCACGGTGACGGCTCCGTCCCTTGGGGAAGCCCGATCGCTGGGCGAGCCGATCCTCGTGGCGCAGGGCATCAACAAGGCGTTCGGCGGCCTGCGCGTCGCCACCGACATCGACCTCACGCTGCGCGAGGGCGAGGTGCTGGGCATCATCGGCCCGAACGGCGCCGGCAAGACCACGCTGTTCAACATGCTCTCCGGCTTCATCGCGCCGGACACGGGCAGCGTGCGGATGCGCACCGTCGACGGCGGCTGGGCTTCGCCGGGCACGCCGGACGGCTTCGCTCGGATCGGGCTCGGGCGGACCTTCCAGATCGTCCAGCCCTTCGCCGCCATGACCGTGATCGAGAACATCATGGTCGGCGCCTTCCATCACCACGCCGGCCGCGCCGAGGCGCGCGAGAAGGCCGAGGACGTCGCCTTCCGCCTGGGGCTGTGGTCGCAGCGCGACACGGAGGCGCGCAATCTGACCGTGGGCGGCCTGAAGCGGCTGGAGGTCGCGCGGGTCATGGCGACCGAGCCGCGCATCCTGCTCCTCGACGAGGTCATGGCCGGCCTCAACCAGACCGACGTGCGCCGCGCGATCGGGCTGATCGAGGCGATCCGCGACACCGGCGTCAGCATCATCGCGATCGAGCACGTCATGCAGGCGATCATGGCGCTGTCCGACCGGATCGTCGTCATCAACTCCGGCAAGGTGATCGCGGACGGCACGCCGGAGGACGTCGTGCGCGATCCCGCCGTGATCGAAGCCTATCTCGGCGAGGAGTTCGTCCATGCTCAGGCTTGA
- the cysK gene encoding cysteine synthase A: protein MKAASVLETIGGTPHIRINRLFGDAEVWIKSERSNPAGSIKDRIALSMIEAAEASGQLKPGGVIIEPTSGNTGIGLAMVAAVKGYKLVLVMPESMSIERRRLMKAFGATFDLTPREKGMKGAIERAEELAKETPGAWIPQQFDNPANIDVHVRTTASEIAADFPEGLDVLITGVGTGGHITGCAQVLKEKWPQLKVFAVEPTLSPVISGGSPAPHPIQGIGAGFVPTNLHKDLLDGVILVAPDDAKEYARRSAMEEGLLVGISSGATLAAIAQKLPELPAGSRVLGFNYDTGERYLSVPDFLPE from the coding sequence ATGAAAGCTGCCAGCGTACTCGAGACCATCGGCGGCACGCCGCACATCCGCATCAACCGCTTGTTCGGCGATGCCGAGGTCTGGATCAAGTCGGAGCGAAGCAATCCCGCCGGCTCGATCAAGGACCGGATCGCGCTCTCCATGATCGAGGCGGCGGAGGCGAGCGGCCAGTTGAAGCCGGGCGGCGTCATCATCGAGCCGACCTCCGGCAACACCGGCATCGGCCTCGCGATGGTGGCCGCAGTCAAGGGGTACAAGCTGGTCCTGGTCATGCCGGAGTCCATGTCGATCGAGCGTCGCCGCCTGATGAAGGCGTTCGGCGCGACCTTCGACCTGACGCCGCGCGAGAAAGGCATGAAGGGCGCGATCGAGCGTGCCGAGGAGTTGGCGAAGGAGACGCCCGGCGCCTGGATTCCCCAGCAGTTCGACAACCCCGCCAATATCGACGTTCACGTCCGCACGACAGCTAGCGAGATCGCGGCCGACTTTCCCGAGGGGCTCGATGTTCTGATCACCGGCGTCGGCACGGGCGGGCACATCACCGGCTGCGCCCAGGTGCTCAAGGAGAAGTGGCCGCAGCTCAAGGTGTTCGCCGTCGAGCCGACGCTGTCGCCGGTCATCTCGGGCGGATCGCCCGCGCCGCATCCGATCCAGGGCATCGGCGCCGGCTTCGTTCCGACCAACCTGCACAAGGACCTGCTCGACGGCGTGATCCTGGTGGCGCCCGACGATGCCAAGGAGTACGCCCGCCGCTCCGCCATGGAGGAGGGACTCCTGGTCGGCATCTCCTCGGGCGCGACCCTGGCGGCGATCGCGCAGAAGCTGCCGGAATTGCCCGCCGGCAGCCGCGTGCTCGGCTTCAACTACGACACGGGCGAGCGCTACCTGTCGGTGCCGGACTTCCTGCCGGAGTGA
- a CDS encoding alcohol dehydrogenase catalytic domain-containing protein: MLALRKLTPAFGLNLQEVSEPSQPRADELRVRVSAAGVCGSDVHAYEWTDGYGFMTPLLPITLGHEFAGHVEAVGSEVSGYAVGDPVTAWPTVVCGACAACRAGRPQHCPNRQIIGLHRNGGFASHVTVPAANAFRLPEGLDPAVAALAEPLTIAFNALDVGGVGEGDAVVVLGAGPIGLGIAWLAQHRGARPVILAGFEDPLRLRCAGEMGIEHRVDIADEPLEEAVRRVAGGPVDCVIEATGKVQSIDDALRILRAGGIAVAAGIHDRKLTVDLTRLIREKQQIRGAHDSTREAWRAVLAILAEQGGSLGRMVTHRLPLAEGLAGFELARRREAVKVLLEPGA, from the coding sequence GTGCTGGCTTTGCGCAAGTTGACGCCCGCCTTCGGCCTGAACCTGCAGGAGGTCTCCGAACCTTCGCAGCCACGGGCGGACGAGCTTCGCGTCCGCGTGAGCGCGGCGGGCGTTTGCGGCAGCGACGTGCACGCCTATGAGTGGACCGACGGCTACGGCTTCATGACGCCTCTGTTGCCGATCACGCTCGGTCACGAGTTCGCCGGCCACGTCGAGGCCGTCGGGTCTGAGGTGAGTGGCTACGCGGTGGGCGATCCGGTGACCGCCTGGCCGACCGTCGTCTGCGGCGCATGCGCGGCCTGCCGGGCCGGCCGTCCGCAGCATTGCCCGAACCGGCAGATCATCGGCCTGCACAGGAACGGCGGTTTCGCGTCGCATGTCACGGTGCCCGCAGCCAACGCCTTCCGCCTGCCGGAGGGCCTCGATCCGGCAGTGGCCGCCCTGGCCGAGCCGCTGACCATCGCCTTCAACGCGCTCGACGTCGGCGGCGTCGGCGAGGGGGACGCCGTCGTGGTGCTGGGGGCCGGCCCGATCGGCCTGGGGATCGCCTGGCTTGCCCAGCATCGCGGCGCCCGGCCGGTCATCCTGGCCGGCTTCGAGGATCCCCTGCGCCTGCGGTGCGCGGGCGAGATGGGCATCGAGCATCGCGTTGACATCGCTGACGAGCCCCTCGAGGAGGCCGTGCGGCGCGTCGCGGGCGGTCCGGTCGACTGCGTGATCGAGGCGACCGGCAAGGTGCAGTCGATCGACGACGCCCTTCGCATCCTGCGCGCCGGGGGCATCGCCGTCGCGGCCGGCATCCACGATCGTAAGCTGACCGTCGATCTGACCCGGCTGATCCGGGAGAAGCAGCAGATCCGCGGAGCGCACGACAGCACGCGGGAGGCCTGGCGGGCGGTGCTCGCCATCCTGGCGGAACAAGGAGGTTCGCTCGGCCGCATGGTCACGCACCGCCTGCCGCTCGCCGAAGGGCTGGCAGGCTTCGAGCTCGCGCGGCGCAGGGAAGCCGTGAAGGTCTTGCTCGAGCCGGGCGCGTGA
- a CDS encoding selenium-binding family protein translates to MSGTSHACCGPGYASPAEAMKGPRETVLYTIGLYTGTSVDAPDYLATVDVDPSSASYGQVIHRLEMPYTGDELHHFGWNACSSCHGDAGAERRFLVVPGFASSRIYIVDTKDPRAPVLYKVIEPEEVVAKTGLTAPHTVHCLGRDIIIAMLGNAEGEGPGGFLLMNEAFEVVGRWERGLGGMRYNYDFWYQPRHNVMVSSEFGAPNAFLPGFKLEDVAAGRYGRHLHFWDFEQRTVAQSFDLGADGQIPLEVRFHHDPDSTHGFVGVALSSNVWHWHKNGQGWEIEKVIEQEPVDLEGFPVPLPPLITDILISLDDRFMYFSNWLHGDLRQYDITDPARPKLTGQLWLGGMLGKGMEIQGRRIAGGPQMIQLSLDGKRLYTTTSLLSSWDNLFYPGMDAQGSCMLQVDCDTDKGGLTLNTGFLVDFGKEPRGPARAHEMRYPGGDCTSDIWL, encoded by the coding sequence ATGAGCGGCACGAGCCATGCCTGCTGCGGACCCGGCTACGCATCGCCGGCCGAAGCGATGAAGGGCCCGCGCGAGACCGTGCTCTACACGATCGGTCTCTATACCGGGACATCGGTCGATGCGCCGGACTATCTGGCGACCGTCGACGTCGATCCGTCCAGCGCCAGCTATGGCCAGGTGATCCACCGCCTGGAAATGCCGTACACGGGCGACGAGCTTCACCATTTCGGCTGGAACGCCTGCAGTTCCTGCCATGGCGATGCCGGCGCCGAGCGGCGCTTTCTGGTCGTGCCCGGATTTGCGTCGAGCCGGATCTACATCGTCGACACCAAGGATCCGCGCGCGCCCGTCCTGTACAAGGTGATCGAGCCCGAGGAGGTCGTGGCCAAGACCGGCCTGACCGCGCCGCATACCGTGCACTGCCTGGGACGCGACATCATCATCGCGATGCTGGGCAACGCCGAGGGCGAGGGGCCGGGCGGATTCCTGCTGATGAACGAGGCGTTCGAGGTGGTCGGCCGCTGGGAGCGCGGCCTCGGCGGCATGCGCTACAACTACGACTTCTGGTACCAGCCGCGCCACAACGTCATGGTGTCGTCGGAGTTCGGCGCGCCCAACGCCTTCCTGCCGGGCTTCAAGCTCGAGGACGTGGCGGCCGGCCGCTACGGCCGGCATCTGCATTTCTGGGATTTCGAGCAGCGCACGGTCGCGCAGAGCTTCGACCTCGGCGCCGATGGCCAGATCCCGCTCGAGGTGCGTTTCCACCATGATCCCGACAGCACCCACGGTTTCGTCGGCGTCGCTTTGTCCTCGAACGTCTGGCACTGGCACAAGAACGGCCAGGGCTGGGAGATCGAGAAGGTCATCGAGCAGGAGCCGGTCGACCTCGAAGGCTTCCCCGTGCCGCTGCCGCCTCTGATCACCGACATCCTGATCTCGCTCGACGACCGCTTCATGTATTTCTCGAACTGGCTGCATGGCGACCTGCGCCAGTACGACATCACGGACCCGGCCAGGCCGAAGCTGACCGGCCAGCTCTGGCTGGGCGGCATGCTGGGCAAGGGCATGGAGATCCAGGGCCGCAGGATCGCCGGCGGACCGCAGATGATCCAGCTCTCGCTCGACGGCAAGCGGCTCTACACGACGACCTCGCTGCTCTCCTCCTGGGACAACCTGTTCTATCCCGGCATGGACGCGCAGGGTTCCTGCATGCTGCAGGTCGATTGCGACACGGACAAAGGCGGGCTCACGCTCAACACCGGCTTCCTCGTCGATTTCGGCAAGGAGCCGCGCGGTCCGGCCCGCGCCCACGAGATGCGCTATCCCGGCGGCGACTGCACGAGCGACATCTGGCTGTAG
- a CDS encoding ABC transporter ATP-binding protein, whose product MLRLENVDAGYGAVTILQDVSIEVAAGEVVTIVGANGAGKTTTLRAIAGLVRPRKGRVLFEGQDVSRLQAHDMVGLGVTLIPEGRQLFPYMTVRDNLLMGAYGPRARASVEPTLAEVLDLFPRVRERLGQHAGSLSGGEQQMVAIARGLMARPKLLLFDEPSLGLAPIIVKQVFEVIDRIVQTGVTVLIVEQNVFHTLSIADRGYVLENGAITMTDTGAALLKDDHVRRAYLGI is encoded by the coding sequence ATGCTCAGGCTTGAGAACGTCGACGCCGGCTACGGCGCCGTCACGATCCTGCAGGACGTCTCAATCGAGGTCGCGGCCGGCGAGGTGGTGACGATCGTCGGCGCGAACGGCGCCGGCAAGACGACGACGCTGCGCGCGATCGCCGGGCTGGTCCGGCCGCGCAAGGGCCGGGTCCTCTTCGAGGGCCAGGACGTCAGCCGCCTCCAGGCGCACGACATGGTGGGCCTGGGCGTCACCCTCATTCCCGAAGGGCGCCAGCTCTTCCCGTACATGACCGTGCGCGACAACCTCCTGATGGGCGCCTACGGACCGAGGGCGCGCGCCTCGGTCGAGCCGACCCTCGCGGAGGTGCTCGACCTGTTTCCGCGCGTGCGCGAGCGGCTCGGCCAGCATGCCGGGTCGCTGTCCGGCGGCGAGCAGCAGATGGTCGCGATCGCGCGGGGGCTGATGGCGCGTCCCAAGCTTCTTTTGTTCGACGAGCCGTCGCTCGGCCTGGCCCCCATCATCGTCAAGCAGGTCTTCGAGGTGATCGACCGCATCGTCCAGACCGGGGTGACCGTGCTGATCGTCGAGCAGAACGTGTTCCACACGCTCTCGATCGCCGATCGCGGCTACGTCCTGGAGAACGGCGCGATCACCATGACGGACACGGGCGCCGCGCTCCTGAAGGACGACCATGTCCGCCGCGCCTATCTCGGCATCTGA
- a CDS encoding branched-chain amino acid ABC transporter permease codes for MTVFWQLVINGLMLGGLFAMISVGLTLIFGIIRLVNFAHGELLMVGMYATFLAVTATGAHPYLMAPPVVLLLFVVGVLIQRFILQPLLEARDPHVQIFATVGLSTALINLALLVFGADIHSTPAEGARTPIVFGPFRVLVGQVVMFVCGIAVVAGLHLFMQRTYLGRAIRATAQHRHAAQLMGIDINRIYIITFGIGAACVGLAAALVAPMYPVSPTVGTYFVLTAFVVVVLGGMGSLHGAFIGALIIGLVDSLSGYYIAPDLKEVVIFGIFILILLVRPTGLFGLGRGSE; via the coding sequence ATGACCGTCTTCTGGCAACTCGTGATCAACGGCCTGATGCTGGGCGGCCTGTTCGCCATGATCAGCGTCGGCCTGACGCTCATCTTCGGCATCATCCGCCTGGTCAACTTCGCCCACGGCGAACTGCTGATGGTCGGCATGTACGCGACCTTCCTCGCCGTGACCGCTACCGGCGCGCATCCCTACCTGATGGCGCCGCCAGTCGTCCTCCTGCTCTTCGTGGTCGGCGTGCTGATCCAGCGCTTCATCCTGCAGCCTTTGCTGGAGGCGCGCGATCCGCACGTCCAGATCTTCGCGACCGTCGGGCTGTCGACCGCCTTGATCAACCTCGCCCTGCTCGTCTTCGGCGCGGACATCCACAGCACGCCCGCCGAGGGCGCGCGCACGCCGATCGTGTTCGGGCCGTTCCGGGTGCTGGTCGGCCAGGTCGTGATGTTCGTCTGCGGCATCGCCGTGGTCGCGGGCCTGCATCTCTTCATGCAGCGGACCTATCTCGGCCGGGCGATCCGGGCGACGGCGCAGCACCGGCACGCCGCCCAGCTGATGGGGATCGACATCAACCGGATCTACATCATCACCTTCGGCATCGGCGCCGCGTGCGTCGGCCTGGCCGCCGCGCTCGTGGCGCCGATGTATCCGGTCTCGCCGACGGTCGGCACCTATTTCGTGCTCACCGCCTTCGTCGTCGTCGTCCTGGGCGGCATGGGCAGCCTGCACGGCGCGTTCATCGGCGCTCTGATCATCGGCCTGGTCGACAGTCTGTCCGGCTATTACATCGCGCCGGACCTCAAGGAGGTCGTGATCTTCGGAATCTTCATCCTGATCCTCCTGGTGCGCCCGACCGGCCTGTTCGGCCTCGGCCGTGGTTCCGAGTGA
- a CDS encoding inositol monophosphatase family protein: MTDLDWRAALDFAQTLADAARPIALEHFRKPLAIDIKSDASPVTVADRAIEARLRQLIGERFADHAVYGEEMGQAIGETHTWVIDPIDGTKSFISGMPLFGTLIALAERGTPVIGVIDIPGTGERWVGGPEGATLDGSAARVSGCTRLEDARLYATSPDMFAGSEAQAFERVSRRAAFRRFGGDCYVYGLLASGHCDLVVERDLKPFDYMALIPVIEAAGGRITDWRGDALGFASDGRVVAAATPDLHARCLDELGV; the protein is encoded by the coding sequence ATGACCGATCTCGACTGGCGCGCCGCGCTCGATTTCGCCCAGACCCTTGCCGACGCCGCGCGTCCGATCGCGCTGGAGCATTTCCGAAAGCCGCTTGCGATCGACATCAAGTCCGACGCCAGCCCGGTCACCGTCGCCGATCGCGCGATCGAGGCGCGGCTGCGCCAGCTCATCGGGGAGCGCTTTGCCGACCATGCCGTCTATGGCGAGGAAATGGGCCAGGCGATCGGCGAGACCCATACCTGGGTGATCGACCCGATCGACGGCACCAAGAGCTTCATCTCGGGCATGCCCCTGTTCGGGACGCTCATCGCCCTGGCCGAGCGGGGGACGCCCGTGATCGGCGTCATCGACATTCCGGGAACGGGCGAACGCTGGGTCGGCGGGCCCGAGGGCGCGACGTTGGACGGGAGCGCCGCCAGGGTCAGCGGGTGCACGCGGCTCGAGGATGCCCGGCTCTACGCGACCTCGCCCGACATGTTCGCCGGCAGCGAGGCGCAGGCGTTCGAGCGGGTGAGCCGCCGCGCCGCCTTCCGGCGCTTCGGTGGCGACTGCTACGTCTACGGCCTGCTCGCCTCCGGACACTGCGATCTCGTCGTCGAGCGCGATCTCAAGCCTTTCGACTACATGGCGCTCATCCCCGTCATCGAGGCCGCGGGCGGCAGGATCACCGACTGGCGCGGCGATGCACTCGGCTTTGCCTCGGATGGTCGCGTCGTCGCCGCGGCGACACCCGACCTGCACGCACGTTGCCTGGACGAGCTCGGCGTCTGA
- a CDS encoding GntR family transcriptional regulator — protein sequence MSRGIETLARSRAPAQDDTGAPTGGSDPFTPIPRRSLSERAYQEIRTALMRSRLKPGTKLLLRPLSTSLGISATPVREALLRLVSEHGLEMDERGTAFVPVLDRSTLMQIRALRVELEGRSAESACSRATEEDIAHLASIHEAMDASLESADFARAIEMNERFHFALCRLGAMPILFQIVETLWMRCGPILAHLYDNGPIPFDVHPHIRICEALRRRDRAAMRPLIEEDILRGGDGLLAFVDMDAQDDRSGDPGER from the coding sequence ATGTCAAGGGGGATCGAGACGCTTGCACGGAGCCGCGCTCCCGCGCAGGACGACACGGGCGCCCCGACCGGCGGTTCCGACCCGTTCACGCCCATTCCCCGGCGAAGCCTGAGCGAGCGCGCGTATCAGGAGATCCGCACGGCCCTGATGCGCAGCCGCCTCAAGCCCGGCACGAAGCTTCTGCTTCGTCCTCTCTCGACGTCGCTCGGCATCAGCGCGACGCCGGTGCGCGAGGCTCTCCTGCGGCTGGTGTCGGAGCACGGTCTGGAGATGGACGAGCGAGGCACGGCCTTCGTGCCGGTGCTCGATCGTTCGACGCTGATGCAGATCCGCGCGTTGCGCGTCGAGCTCGAGGGACGATCCGCCGAAAGCGCCTGTTCGCGCGCCACCGAGGAGGACATCGCGCATCTCGCCTCGATCCACGAGGCTATGGACGCCAGCCTCGAGAGCGCCGACTTCGCGCGCGCCATCGAGATGAACGAACGTTTCCATTTCGCGCTCTGCCGCCTTGGCGCGATGCCGATCCTGTTCCAGATCGTCGAAACCTTGTGGATGCGTTGCGGCCCGATCCTGGCGCATCTCTACGACAACGGTCCGATCCCGTTCGACGTCCATCCGCATATCCGGATCTGCGAAGCGCTGAGGCGGCGCGACCGGGCCGCGATGCGCCCGCTGATCGAGGAAGACATCTTACGCGGCGGTGACGGCCTGCTCGCCTTCGTCGACATGGACGCGCAGGACGACCGCTCCGGCGATCCGGGCGAGCGCTGA
- a CDS encoding ABC transporter substrate-binding protein, with product MLSGTADAEVRLGALFPFSGELALLGDESWRGVELAAEEINEAGGIKGEPVTFARGDAVDNNQAISEARRLISVEGVSAILGTYSSSRSQVASQVSELAGIPYFELGAVSDDITSRGFEYLFRTNPTARSMAARSIEMLTDAIAPGLGAQPADLKLAIIYEDSLYGTTVSGFQEEFAGEAGLDVVEKLSYPASTVDMSSLILRLQQAEADVVFQTSYQNDSVLFFRQANEAGFEPKAIIGGGGGYSLTDTMRAVGQDVIDGAFNVDVTQYAINPEAAPGIEDFVAAYEAKYGNKPRSGHSLLNYVGAKVIFGALEQAESLEPDAIVEAVRAVDIPAGGTAEGWGVRFGDDGQNERAAMMGMQWQDGALVTVFPPEAAVAEMRLPEAE from the coding sequence ATGCTCTCGGGCACGGCGGACGCCGAGGTCCGGCTGGGCGCGCTCTTCCCGTTCAGCGGCGAGCTGGCGCTGCTCGGCGACGAGAGCTGGCGCGGCGTCGAGCTGGCGGCGGAGGAGATCAACGAAGCGGGCGGCATCAAGGGCGAGCCCGTCACCTTCGCCCGCGGCGACGCGGTCGACAACAACCAGGCGATCTCCGAGGCGCGCCGCCTGATCTCCGTGGAAGGCGTCAGCGCCATCCTTGGCACGTATTCGTCGTCGCGTTCCCAAGTGGCGAGCCAGGTCTCCGAGCTCGCGGGCATCCCCTATTTCGAGCTGGGCGCGGTCTCGGACGACATCACCAGCCGCGGCTTCGAATATCTGTTCCGCACCAATCCGACGGCGCGCTCGATGGCGGCGCGCTCGATCGAGATGCTGACCGACGCGATCGCGCCGGGCCTCGGCGCGCAGCCGGCCGACCTCAAGCTCGCCATCATCTACGAGGACAGCCTCTACGGCACCACGGTCAGCGGCTTCCAGGAGGAGTTCGCCGGGGAAGCCGGCCTCGACGTCGTGGAGAAGCTGTCCTACCCCGCGAGCACGGTCGACATGTCCTCCCTGATCCTTCGCCTGCAGCAGGCCGAGGCCGACGTCGTCTTCCAGACCTCCTACCAGAACGACAGCGTCCTGTTCTTCCGGCAGGCGAACGAGGCAGGCTTCGAGCCGAAGGCGATCATCGGCGGCGGGGGCGGCTACTCCCTCACCGACACCATGCGCGCTGTGGGCCAGGACGTGATCGACGGCGCCTTCAACGTCGACGTCACGCAATACGCGATCAATCCCGAGGCCGCGCCGGGCATCGAGGACTTCGTCGCCGCCTACGAGGCCAAATACGGCAACAAGCCGCGCTCGGGCCACAGCCTGCTCAACTATGTCGGCGCCAAGGTCATCTTCGGCGCGCTGGAGCAGGCGGAGTCGCTGGAGCCGGACGCGATCGTCGAGGCCGTGCGCGCGGTCGACATCCCCGCAGGCGGCACCGCCGAAGGCTGGGGCGTGCGCTTCGGCGACGACGGCCAGAACGAGCGCGCGGCGATGATGGGCATGCAATGGCAGGATGGCGCCCTCGTGACCGTCTTCCCGCCAGAGGCGGCGGTCGCCGAGATGCGCCTGCCCGAAGCCGAGTAG